From the genome of Streptomyces sp. NBC_00659, one region includes:
- a CDS encoding uridine kinase family protein: MTGVLAVAGGTASGKSTLAEALSLQWPESVALVHLDDYYVPAHDPLRGVWTVSADGHAVLDWNHPGSIDETAVAHAVDAALLRPGVLLVVVEGLFALSLPSVVRRAAWRVYVDTPDDIRLARKILRKIEVQRQDPRLSLRNYLQTGRDRHAAHVAPSRAAADLVVDGTASEAEMLAAVMPLIGPVLAPPPAAPSRARGVCGVTRTPGVPVFAL; encoded by the coding sequence ATGACGGGTGTACTGGCGGTCGCAGGCGGCACCGCATCCGGCAAGTCCACCCTTGCCGAAGCCCTGTCGCTGCAGTGGCCCGAGAGCGTGGCGCTGGTCCATCTGGACGACTACTACGTGCCCGCGCACGACCCCTTGAGGGGTGTGTGGACGGTCAGTGCCGACGGGCACGCCGTCCTCGACTGGAACCATCCGGGGTCGATCGACGAGACGGCGGTGGCACACGCCGTCGACGCGGCGCTGTTGCGCCCCGGCGTGCTGCTGGTGGTGGTCGAGGGCCTGTTCGCGCTGTCGCTGCCGTCCGTGGTCCGGCGGGCGGCGTGGCGGGTGTATGTCGACACCCCCGACGACATACGCCTGGCCCGCAAGATCCTCCGGAAGATCGAGGTGCAGCGGCAGGACCCCCGGCTGTCCCTGCGCAACTATCTGCAGACCGGCAGGGACCGCCACGCAGCCCATGTCGCGCCCTCCCGGGCAGCGGCCGATCTGGTCGTGGACGGGACCGCGAGCGAGGCGGAGATGCTGGCGGCCGTCATGCCGCTGATCGGGCCGGTCCTCGCGCCGCCGCCTGCGGCGCCCTCGCGGGCACGGGGGGTGTGCGGTGTGACCCGTACTCCCGGGGTCCCGGTGTTCGCGCTGTGA
- a CDS encoding leucine-rich repeat domain-containing protein — MTDEQLPAQVFPNHFPEAVDSRSGVPQDSCDCFSQVRVSSPGAVASFHAEIQDTSAPGWLRLLELIEEAAADRREEFRPLPELSPEERRQIVTLPKAIGRLTAVRTLVLYGSNLVRIPPEIGDMTSLEQFSPYTSRRLHWFPYEITRCARLARSTVSTRSIYGNYKHRPPFPRLLPPGDAVLDLGSLAPFRWGSTAARTCSVCTGPISVTGPHQAWLSQVVATDVLPLLVNACSQACLDALPPGPKGYIPTAHRGGAIEQPPSR; from the coding sequence ATGACGGACGAACAACTACCTGCGCAGGTCTTCCCGAACCACTTTCCCGAGGCGGTGGACTCCCGGTCCGGGGTGCCGCAGGACAGCTGCGACTGCTTCAGCCAGGTTCGGGTGAGTTCCCCCGGCGCGGTGGCGTCCTTCCACGCCGAGATCCAGGACACCAGTGCTCCGGGCTGGCTCCGGTTGCTGGAGCTGATCGAAGAGGCGGCGGCCGACAGACGGGAGGAATTCCGCCCGCTGCCGGAGCTGAGCCCTGAGGAGCGGCGGCAGATCGTGACGCTGCCGAAGGCGATCGGACGGTTGACGGCGGTACGGACCCTCGTGCTGTACGGAAGCAACCTCGTCCGGATACCTCCAGAGATCGGCGACATGACGAGCCTGGAGCAGTTCAGTCCATACACTTCGCGACGGCTGCACTGGTTCCCGTACGAAATCACGCGGTGCGCTCGGCTTGCGCGCAGCACGGTGAGCACGCGCTCGATCTACGGCAACTACAAGCACCGGCCGCCCTTCCCGCGGCTCCTCCCGCCCGGCGATGCCGTCCTGGACCTCGGCAGTCTGGCTCCCTTCCGCTGGGGCAGCACCGCCGCCCGCACCTGCAGTGTCTGCACCGGGCCGATCTCGGTGACAGGCCCTCACCAGGCTTGGCTCTCCCAGGTGGTGGCGACCGACGTCCTGCCGCTATTGGTCAACGCCTGCTCCCAGGCGTGCCTCGACGCTCTGCCACCCGGGCCAAAGGGCTACATCCCTACAGCTCATCGTGGCGGCGCGATCGAACAGCCTCCGTCGCGTTGA